In a single window of the Lentisphaera araneosa HTCC2155 genome:
- a CDS encoding DUF4388 domain-containing protein, which translates to MPHKKSTILALSSDYDTRMFFFDQIKRKDVNLLVRQTRERALHLLSISDVSLLIIDRNLEDCTGLELIKEIKNSDLYFNDIPIYAIGHNDKEEEECIEFFKSGADDYSASPVAPSIFQARVNKLLDWSIKQKNNPVKLSTQMDSSEIPGILQLLETEQSTGILQASHSKDYAQAILHKGKIIEARTEYCIGKDAITEILAWPFAQIKFTENDDAPDKVEKPKALNISATLMDCVLDVDIYNDAKKRLDDTELAFVHGTKSLPSNSNRVAKQVVTMANSGLSLGEIYDAIRVNQRHLTLMIDQMIKAGYIKIAPPPFDNYLKDNGQTLRSIRTTESLEQCKENLSKLLFPLAKEVTDVPYASSSILIDHSQPSIILAGDSDTTVKRALETMLKVAANSSRVHAKTSSQRKGEKRTTLIFDKHTTIDLVCSAQKLDHHYLSNLQKDYPSCSSIIYCISSLDNPSNQANHRNLRKLRNVFSVPFTVALLSEPEEGYEPTFTFECGKCTHKLKIEMSLEGSIGTCPICSTEVKTPDCLAYAKEKLHIVENVPIVTLPARSDSSWTTLLSMICDDILDTKTYR; encoded by the coding sequence ATGCCACATAAGAAATCCACCATACTTGCGCTCTCCAGCGACTACGACACGCGAATGTTTTTCTTTGATCAAATCAAAAGAAAAGACGTCAATCTACTCGTACGCCAAACACGTGAACGAGCCCTCCACCTTTTATCTATTTCCGATGTTTCATTATTAATTATTGATCGCAACCTAGAAGACTGTACGGGCCTCGAACTGATCAAAGAAATTAAAAACAGCGACCTCTACTTCAACGACATACCTATCTATGCCATTGGCCACAATGACAAAGAAGAAGAGGAATGCATCGAGTTCTTTAAATCAGGTGCGGATGACTACTCGGCCAGCCCGGTTGCTCCATCCATTTTCCAGGCACGAGTTAATAAACTTCTTGATTGGTCAATCAAACAAAAAAATAATCCCGTCAAACTCTCCACCCAAATGGACTCATCAGAAATACCGGGAATTTTACAACTTTTAGAAACCGAGCAATCTACAGGCATCCTCCAAGCTTCACACTCAAAAGATTACGCTCAGGCAATCCTCCACAAGGGTAAAATCATTGAAGCTCGCACTGAGTATTGCATAGGTAAAGACGCAATCACCGAAATTTTAGCTTGGCCTTTTGCCCAAATCAAATTCACCGAAAATGATGATGCTCCTGACAAAGTAGAAAAACCGAAAGCACTCAATATTTCAGCGACCCTCATGGACTGCGTTCTGGATGTCGATATCTACAACGATGCAAAAAAACGCCTCGACGATACTGAATTAGCTTTTGTACACGGCACAAAATCACTCCCTAGCAACAGTAATCGCGTAGCGAAACAAGTCGTAACTATGGCCAACTCAGGCCTTAGTCTAGGTGAAATTTACGATGCTATTCGAGTCAACCAACGTCACCTCACACTCATGATCGATCAAATGATCAAAGCTGGCTATATAAAAATTGCGCCACCGCCATTTGATAATTACCTAAAAGACAACGGACAAACTCTGCGCTCCATTCGCACAACCGAAAGCCTCGAACAATGCAAAGAAAATCTCAGCAAACTGCTCTTCCCCCTTGCTAAAGAAGTTACTGATGTCCCCTACGCAAGCTCATCCATCTTAATAGACCACAGTCAACCATCAATTATCCTTGCAGGAGACAGTGACACCACTGTTAAACGCGCCTTAGAAACCATGCTTAAAGTTGCCGCTAACTCCTCGCGAGTACATGCAAAAACAAGCTCACAAAGAAAAGGCGAAAAGCGCACCACTCTCATTTTTGATAAACATACCACCATTGATCTCGTCTGTTCAGCACAAAAACTGGATCATCACTACTTGAGTAATCTACAAAAAGACTACCCTAGCTGCTCATCCATCATCTACTGCATATCTTCTTTAGATAACCCCTCCAACCAAGCCAATCATCGTAATCTAAGAAAGCTTCGTAATGTTTTTTCTGTCCCTTTTACGGTTGCTCTACTCTCTGAACCTGAAGAAGGCTACGAACCCACATTCACTTTTGAATGCGGTAAATGCACCCATAAACTTAAAATTGAAATGAGCTTAGAGGGATCGATTGGAACATGCCCTATTTGTAGCACCGAAGTTAAAACCCCCGACTGCCTGGCCTATGCAAAAGAAAAACTTCACATCGTGGAAAACGTCCCCATTGTCACACTCCCTGCTCGATCAGATTCTTCTTGGACCACTCTCCTCTCTATGATTTGCGACGATATTTTAGACACTAAAACTTATAGGTGA
- the pth gene encoding aminoacyl-tRNA hydrolase: MFSFLNNHNGNEQKTYLICGLGNPGSSYENTRHNVGFKAIDLFAEKFSLKFKKKWRAEYAECEDEGNKYIFIKPMTYMNNSGEAIKKFAKKNSVKAEEIIVIYDEMSLKVGRLRLRLGGSAGGHNGVKSILQYFGGADFYRVRIGVDHPGKGADIADYVLSDFTLSEMALISPAVSASVDAVLMLCTKGCDAAMNTFNGTVPNDSGQPNQETKK; the protein is encoded by the coding sequence ATGTTTTCCTTTTTAAATAATCATAATGGAAATGAACAAAAGACATATCTGATCTGTGGTTTGGGCAACCCTGGTAGCTCCTACGAGAATACGCGACATAATGTGGGTTTTAAGGCTATTGATTTATTCGCAGAAAAGTTTTCTCTAAAATTCAAAAAGAAGTGGCGCGCGGAATACGCAGAGTGTGAGGATGAAGGCAATAAGTATATCTTCATTAAGCCGATGACTTATATGAATAACTCTGGCGAAGCCATAAAAAAATTTGCTAAAAAGAATTCCGTGAAGGCAGAAGAAATCATCGTTATTTACGATGAAATGAGCCTGAAAGTTGGACGCTTACGCTTACGTTTAGGTGGGAGTGCAGGTGGGCATAATGGGGTGAAGTCAATCTTGCAGTATTTTGGTGGTGCTGACTTTTATCGTGTGCGCATCGGCGTAGATCATCCTGGCAAGGGTGCAGATATCGCAGATTATGTCTTGTCGGACTTTACTTTATCGGAAATGGCGCTTATTTCTCCGGCGGTATCTGCGTCTGTGGATGCCGTACTGATGCTTTGCACCAAGGGGTGTGATGCTGCAATGAATACGTTCAATGGCACGGTGCCGAACGATTCAGGTCAACCAAATCAGGAGACAAAAAAATGA
- the rpsF gene encoding 30S ribosomal protein S6, whose protein sequence is MKKYDAIFILNDRKYEDGGEAFSKKVEEQIVSLGGSDVTVKNMGRKQFARAIGKRTSGLYLRFFLNLPEDKVSEFIESYRLDNTVLRTVVYNYEIPENAVTLDLNK, encoded by the coding sequence ATGAAAAAATATGATGCAATATTCATCTTGAATGACCGCAAGTATGAAGATGGCGGCGAAGCCTTCTCTAAAAAGGTCGAAGAACAAATCGTATCACTCGGTGGTAGCGATGTTACAGTTAAGAATATGGGTAGAAAACAGTTCGCACGTGCTATTGGCAAGCGTACTTCAGGTCTTTACCTACGTTTCTTCCTTAATCTTCCAGAAGATAAAGTAAGTGAGTTTATCGAGAGTTACCGTTTGGATAATACTGTTCTTAGAACTGTTGTATACAACTACGAGATCCCAGAGAACGCGGTAACACTAGATCTTAATAAGTAA
- the ssb gene encoding single-stranded DNA-binding protein, whose product MASFNKVFLMGNLTRDPELRQLASGQAVCTLRMAVSRPYRTASGESREDTLYVDVVAWGRQAETSNTYLRKGSSIFVEGSLRLEQWQDKTTGQSRQRHSVTAERVQFLNTPRNDGGGQQGNTPYQQAAPVPSAQPQAPSYMEPVAPTQASAPAASQQNSFTPPNQGQPMNTAPAAAPAPTFEQRPQQTMQAEIPPAPAFDVDDVEDDIPF is encoded by the coding sequence ATGGCATCTTTTAATAAGGTATTTCTAATGGGCAATCTCACCAGAGATCCCGAGTTGCGTCAGCTGGCTTCAGGTCAAGCTGTATGTACTTTGCGAATGGCTGTAAGTCGTCCGTACCGTACCGCTTCAGGCGAAAGCCGCGAAGATACTTTATATGTAGATGTAGTTGCATGGGGACGCCAGGCAGAGACATCCAACACATACCTCAGAAAAGGTTCATCAATTTTTGTTGAAGGTTCACTCAGGTTGGAGCAATGGCAGGATAAGACAACTGGCCAGTCCAGGCAACGTCATTCTGTTACCGCCGAAAGAGTGCAATTTTTAAACACACCCAGAAATGATGGTGGTGGTCAGCAAGGCAATACTCCGTATCAGCAAGCTGCACCCGTTCCATCAGCTCAACCACAAGCACCATCTTATATGGAGCCAGTGGCACCAACTCAAGCTAGTGCTCCCGCAGCGTCACAGCAAAATTCATTTACGCCGCCCAATCAAGGTCAGCCAATGAATACTGCTCCCGCAGCTGCACCAGCTCCTACTTTTGAGCAAAGGCCACAGCAAACAATGCAGGCAGAGATACCTCCAGCCCCTGCTTTTGATGTAGATGATGTGGAAGATGATATTCCATTCTGA
- the rpsR gene encoding 30S ribosomal protein S18 encodes MANQRRKPKRKKAAVRAKVCRFSEQKVTYIDFTDADVLKKFMTEGGRILPRRITGVSKRYQAMLASAIKRARNIALVK; translated from the coding sequence ATGGCTAATCAAAGAAGAAAACCAAAGCGTAAAAAAGCTGCTGTAAGAGCAAAAGTTTGCCGCTTCAGCGAGCAAAAAGTTACATACATCGATTTCACTGATGCAGATGTATTAAAAAAATTCATGACTGAGGGTGGTCGTATTCTTCCTCGTCGTATCACCGGCGTAAGCAAAAGATATCAAGCGATGCTTGCATCAGCAATCAAACGCGCACGCAACATTGCGTTGGTGAAATAA
- the rplI gene encoding 50S ribosomal protein L9: MAIEVVLLDNIEKLGKVGDTVKVANGYARNFLFPRDLAVHASQAVLKQIEARRAKVAEVHAAEVAVAQELAAKINETSITIPMQAGEDDKLFGSVTVTEIHDLLAKDGIEVDRRKIAVGEAIKTLGVHEVSVKVHAEVSATLKVWVVKA; the protein is encoded by the coding sequence ATGGCTATCGAAGTAGTACTTTTAGATAATATCGAAAAACTCGGTAAAGTTGGCGACACAGTAAAAGTGGCAAATGGTTACGCACGTAACTTTCTTTTTCCACGTGATTTAGCTGTTCACGCTAGTCAAGCAGTTCTAAAGCAGATCGAAGCACGTCGTGCTAAGGTTGCAGAAGTACATGCAGCTGAAGTTGCCGTGGCACAAGAGCTCGCAGCTAAGATCAACGAAACATCTATCACAATCCCAATGCAGGCTGGTGAAGATGATAAGTTATTCGGTTCAGTTACTGTTACAGAAATTCACGACCTTCTTGCAAAAGATGGTATCGAAGTTGATCGTCGTAAGATCGCTGTTGGCGAAGCCATCAAGACTCTCGGCGTACACGAAGTATCTGTAAAGGTTCATGCAGAAGTCAGCGCTACACTCAAAGTGTGGGTGGTGAAAGCATAA
- the dnaB gene encoding replicative DNA helicase translates to MENKTDTAVNFGSLLSGERPLPHNIDAEKGVLGCMLNDPSLIVNAMSILKTREAFFSAAHQYISGALFEMAKNEEAVDVLTLANALKKSSELVQAGGEVYLLELMNSVPSTANFDKYLDIVQDASVLRRLIRRSSETLELCLQDDASAGAVLDQLHKEVIDISDNLFKEESVALKDELDAAMGTIFRLAEGDKGEKGFSTGYRDLDDKIGGLKRSEMIVLAARPSIGKTTLAMNIAANVALANTRGQSDKNIAVGVFSLEMNTQSLVLRMVASEAEISLKDIGNMNVTTNDFANIQKAANILADTEIHIDDSAQLDVMELRAKSRRMKEKFDVDLIVIDYLQLLRGRGLNRNASREQEVAQISGAIKGIAKELNIPVIILAQMNRQAEQGGGSKEAARPKLSQLRESGSIEQDADIVMILHRDRGQQIEEDQAKIEAEGIMTELIVAKNRNGETGIVELNFMPQYTKFIDNDPVASFGGDYNNDQF, encoded by the coding sequence GTGGAAAACAAAACTGATACTGCAGTAAATTTTGGGTCGCTCCTCTCTGGGGAGCGGCCTTTACCGCATAATATAGATGCGGAAAAAGGGGTCTTGGGTTGTATGCTCAATGACCCCTCTTTAATTGTTAATGCTATGTCGATACTGAAAACGCGTGAAGCGTTTTTCTCTGCGGCACATCAATATATCTCGGGTGCTTTATTCGAGATGGCAAAAAATGAAGAAGCCGTTGATGTATTGACTTTAGCTAATGCTTTAAAGAAGAGTTCCGAGCTTGTTCAGGCGGGTGGCGAAGTTTACCTCCTCGAATTGATGAACTCAGTTCCGAGTACCGCAAACTTTGATAAGTACTTGGATATTGTTCAAGATGCTTCTGTCTTACGTCGTCTAATACGCCGCTCTAGTGAAACGCTAGAATTGTGCTTGCAGGATGATGCCAGTGCTGGTGCCGTTTTGGACCAATTGCACAAAGAAGTTATTGATATATCCGATAATTTATTTAAGGAAGAATCTGTTGCTTTAAAAGATGAACTCGATGCCGCCATGGGAACGATTTTTCGCTTGGCAGAGGGTGATAAAGGCGAGAAAGGCTTTTCAACAGGTTATAGAGATTTAGATGATAAGATTGGTGGTTTGAAACGCAGTGAGATGATCGTCTTGGCGGCACGTCCTTCAATCGGTAAAACAACTTTAGCAATGAATATTGCTGCTAATGTAGCTCTGGCAAATACCAGAGGACAAAGCGATAAAAATATTGCAGTGGGAGTCTTCTCACTGGAAATGAATACACAGTCACTCGTCCTTAGGATGGTTGCCTCTGAAGCTGAAATAAGCTTGAAAGATATAGGCAATATGAACGTGACAACAAATGATTTTGCAAACATTCAAAAAGCAGCCAACATTCTCGCTGATACTGAGATTCATATTGATGATTCAGCTCAGCTCGATGTTATGGAACTACGTGCTAAGTCGCGACGCATGAAAGAGAAGTTTGATGTGGATCTCATTGTGATCGACTACCTTCAGCTTTTACGAGGTCGTGGTTTAAATCGCAATGCGAGTCGTGAACAAGAAGTTGCACAAATTTCTGGTGCGATCAAGGGGATTGCTAAAGAACTCAATATTCCTGTGATCATTTTGGCTCAGATGAATCGTCAAGCCGAGCAAGGTGGTGGAAGTAAAGAGGCTGCCCGCCCTAAATTATCTCAGTTGAGGGAATCGGGCTCGATAGAGCAGGATGCGGATATTGTGATGATTTTGCACCGGGATCGTGGGCAGCAAATTGAAGAAGATCAGGCAAAGATCGAAGCAGAAGGCATAATGACGGAGCTCATTGTAGCGAAAAACCGTAATGGTGAGACGGGTATCGTCGAACTTAACTTTATGCCTCAATATACAAAATTTATAGATAATGACCCTGTAGCAAGCTTCGGTGGTGATTATAATAATGATCAATTTTAG
- the bamA gene encoding outer membrane protein assembly factor BamA: MLKQIYKVFLIAILFTSFAMAKEIQEVKVFNSKGEEIQSGFILNNIKSKPGSNLSPRILSSDIRRLYQTNEFINVETEFDEDTGILKVTVTRRPKLIKIIIEGNKEFDDEDIADEMDVEIDELLDETVMAADKHNIKKLYDDDGFYNADIFFDVEKTDDPEEVVLRVTIDEKSSLQVDEVRFHGNTVILDDDLADLINTKPSFWRYLFDTGFFNELLFDADLKLIKRQYKARGYLDFKVEKVVKKDDGEYLELDIFITEGRPYIVGNVTISGNSIYSTAELEKLVTAKSGFSYSTLVEDADVDRMTTKYQNEGYLDLYCSAQLKPNPQTHIVDVDYRIVEAKPSKIRDIIITGNNDTKEYVIRRELAIQPDDKANKDLIDKSKKRLINMNYFEKVDITPVNTELEGYKDLQLKLEEKSTGQIGLGGGFSSADSFVGSVNFSQSNFDLYEGWPFIGGGQRFQSRAQFGSERQDLTIAWVDPWFMGKPLSLSTSFYMNERYYDDYDQKKLGYEVGITKRLSKYPLWTIRHAHRLYQIQLDMDDDVSKELEDEETTDISSAYILTLRKDTRNSTRRPNEGGIMQFTSELQSIVIGSDNESGKFKVRWTTYNEAFEESVLKLHAEVNTLIGDDPIYDRYFGGGIGRVRGYDERELGPIDSREDPLGGASFLLLSAELDVPFNKTFNGVWFVDAGNVWEDSYDFADLSDLSLTTGPGVRINLPIGVVELYYGKPVIDNSKNEDDSGSFHFNMGYNF; encoded by the coding sequence ATGTTAAAACAAATTTATAAAGTCTTTTTAATCGCAATATTATTTACGTCATTTGCGATGGCCAAAGAAATTCAAGAAGTCAAAGTATTTAATTCAAAAGGGGAAGAGATTCAGTCTGGTTTCATTCTCAATAACATAAAATCAAAACCTGGATCGAACTTGTCTCCTCGTATTTTATCGAGTGATATACGTCGACTTTACCAAACGAATGAGTTCATTAACGTTGAAACTGAATTTGATGAAGATACGGGTATTTTAAAGGTTACAGTAACTCGTCGTCCCAAACTCATAAAAATTATTATTGAAGGTAATAAAGAGTTTGACGATGAAGATATTGCTGACGAGATGGATGTGGAGATAGATGAATTGCTAGACGAGACCGTGATGGCAGCGGATAAGCACAATATCAAAAAGCTTTATGATGACGACGGTTTTTATAATGCAGATATTTTCTTTGATGTAGAAAAAACAGACGATCCCGAAGAGGTTGTTTTACGTGTTACTATTGATGAAAAGAGTAGTCTTCAAGTCGACGAAGTTCGCTTCCATGGCAACACTGTTATACTCGATGACGACTTAGCAGACTTGATTAATACAAAGCCAAGTTTTTGGCGTTACCTGTTTGATACGGGCTTTTTCAATGAACTTCTCTTTGATGCTGATTTAAAACTTATTAAGCGTCAGTATAAAGCACGTGGTTACCTTGACTTTAAAGTAGAAAAAGTCGTGAAGAAAGATGACGGTGAATATTTAGAGTTAGATATCTTTATTACGGAAGGTCGTCCTTACATCGTGGGCAATGTAACAATTTCTGGTAACAGTATCTATTCAACGGCTGAACTGGAAAAGCTTGTCACAGCAAAGTCAGGTTTCTCTTATTCTACTTTGGTCGAGGATGCGGATGTTGATAGGATGACAACTAAGTACCAAAACGAAGGTTATCTGGACCTCTATTGTTCAGCACAATTAAAGCCTAATCCACAAACACATATAGTTGATGTAGATTATCGTATAGTTGAAGCTAAGCCTTCAAAAATTAGAGATATTATTATAACTGGCAACAATGATACAAAAGAGTATGTCATTCGTCGCGAATTAGCGATTCAGCCTGACGATAAAGCTAATAAAGATTTGATTGATAAATCAAAAAAGCGTTTGATTAATATGAACTACTTCGAGAAGGTGGATATTACTCCCGTTAATACTGAACTTGAAGGCTATAAAGATCTACAATTAAAATTAGAAGAGAAGAGCACGGGTCAGATTGGTCTTGGTGGTGGTTTTTCATCTGCGGACTCATTTGTTGGTAGTGTAAACTTTTCTCAGTCCAACTTCGATTTGTACGAGGGTTGGCCATTCATTGGTGGCGGTCAAAGATTTCAATCACGTGCACAATTTGGTTCGGAGCGACAAGATTTAACAATTGCTTGGGTGGATCCGTGGTTTATGGGCAAGCCTCTGTCTCTTAGTACATCGTTTTACATGAATGAGCGCTATTACGATGACTATGACCAGAAGAAATTGGGTTATGAAGTTGGTATAACCAAACGTTTATCCAAGTATCCCCTTTGGACAATTCGTCACGCACATAGACTTTATCAAATTCAATTGGATATGGATGATGATGTTTCTAAAGAATTAGAGGATGAAGAAACAACAGATATTTCTTCAGCTTATATTTTAACTTTGAGAAAAGATACGCGTAATAGTACGCGTCGCCCTAATGAGGGTGGCATCATGCAGTTTACATCAGAATTACAATCTATTGTGATTGGTTCAGATAATGAATCTGGAAAGTTTAAAGTACGTTGGACGACTTATAATGAAGCTTTCGAAGAATCAGTTCTAAAACTTCATGCAGAAGTGAATACTCTCATTGGTGATGACCCCATTTATGATCGCTATTTCGGTGGCGGTATTGGTCGTGTTCGTGGTTATGATGAGCGAGAGTTAGGTCCGATTGATTCAAGAGAAGATCCATTAGGTGGTGCATCATTCCTCCTCTTGTCAGCAGAGTTAGATGTTCCATTTAACAAAACCTTCAATGGTGTTTGGTTTGTGGATGCAGGTAATGTGTGGGAGGACTCCTATGACTTTGCCGATTTAAGCGACCTTAGTTTAACTACAGGCCCTGGTGTAAGGATCAATCTTCCAATTGGTGTGGTTGAACTTTATTATGGTAAACCAGTTATAGATAATTCAAAAAATGAAGATGATTCAGGAAGCTTCCATTTTAATATGGGATACAATTTTTAG
- a CDS encoding Fur family transcriptional regulator, translating to MPYEEILERFKAQLKIMNLKVTRERLMILEEVMKRKDHFDADQFAADLSVSGVKVSRATVYRTLDILHDMKIVHKTTLGHKHQHYENMVDRAHHDHLVCLKCDKVVEFLEPRIEELQEKVCVDHGFEIKDHSLQLFGICGDCKEADAEANN from the coding sequence ATGCCCTACGAAGAAATTTTAGAACGTTTTAAAGCACAACTTAAGATTATGAACTTAAAGGTAACTCGTGAAAGACTGATGATCCTTGAAGAAGTTATGAAAAGAAAAGATCACTTTGATGCCGATCAATTTGCTGCAGATCTTAGCGTTAGTGGAGTTAAGGTTTCACGTGCTACAGTTTACAGGACTTTGGATATTCTTCACGACATGAAGATTGTTCACAAAACAACTTTGGGGCATAAGCACCAACATTATGAAAACATGGTTGACCGTGCGCATCACGATCACTTGGTGTGTCTCAAATGTGATAAGGTTGTTGAATTTTTAGAACCACGAATCGAAGAGCTTCAAGAGAAGGTCTGTGTCGATCATGGTTTCGAGATAAAAGATCATAGCTTACAGCTATTTGGTATTTGCGGAGATTGCAAAGAAGCCGATGCTGAAGCCAATAATTAA